From the Acaryochloris thomasi RCC1774 genome, one window contains:
- the gloA gene encoding lactoylglutathione lyase, producing MRILHTMLRVSDLDKSLAFYCDVLGMDLLRRKDYPGGEFTLAFVGYGKESEEAVLELTYNWGVDSYNLGDAYGHVALGVDDIYTTCDAIKGLGGKVAREPGPMKHGSTVIAFVEDPDGYKVELIQTKSKVEEPTMAAART from the coding sequence ATGAGAATCTTACACACAATGCTGAGAGTCAGCGATCTAGACAAGTCTCTCGCTTTCTACTGCGATGTTTTGGGCATGGATCTGCTGCGCCGCAAGGATTACCCCGGCGGTGAATTTACCTTGGCTTTTGTCGGTTATGGCAAGGAATCAGAGGAAGCTGTCTTGGAGCTAACCTACAACTGGGGGGTCGATAGTTATAATCTCGGGGATGCTTACGGCCATGTCGCGTTAGGAGTTGATGATATTTACACGACCTGTGACGCTATTAAGGGTCTAGGGGGTAAGGTTGCTCGCGAGCCGGGGCCGATGAAACATGGTTCAACCGTCATTGCCTTTGTTGAGGATCCAGACGGCTATAAAGTAGAGCTGATCCAAACGAAGTCAAAGGTAGAAGAACCAACAATGGCCGCTGCTCGTACTTAA